From Pan troglodytes isolate AG18354 chromosome 9, NHGRI_mPanTro3-v2.0_pri, whole genome shotgun sequence, the proteins below share one genomic window:
- the SCGB1D4 gene encoding secretoglobin family 1D member 4, with the protein MRLSVCLLMVSLALCCYQAHALVCPAVASEITVFLFLSDAAVNLQVAKLNPPPEALAAKLEVKHCTDQISFKKRLLIEKVLVEIVKKCGV; encoded by the exons ATGAGGCTGTCAGTGTGTCTCCTGATGGTCTCGCTGGCCCTTTGCTGCTACCAGG CCCATGCTCTTGTCTGCCCAGCTGTTGCTTCTGAGATCACAGTCTTCTTATTCTTAAGTGACGCTGCGGTAAACCTCCAAGTTGCCAAACTTAATCCACCTCCAGAAGCTCTTGCAGCCAAGTTGGAAGTGAAGCACTGCACCGATCAGATATCTTTTAAGAAACGACTTCTCATTGAAAAAGTCCTG GTGGAAATAGTGAAAAAATGTGGTGTGTGA